Proteins from a genomic interval of Cumulibacter manganitolerans:
- a CDS encoding MGMT family protein yields MRELDEYAEAVLDVVDAIPPGRVMSYGQVAALVGRRLDRGGPRQVARVLREYGASATWWRVLRADGSFAPEVAARQGELLVAEGVPVRGDRVARSLFVGR; encoded by the coding sequence ATGCGCGAGCTCGACGAGTACGCCGAGGCGGTCCTGGACGTCGTCGACGCGATCCCGCCCGGGCGGGTCATGTCGTACGGGCAGGTCGCCGCGCTCGTCGGGCGCCGCCTCGACCGCGGCGGCCCCCGGCAGGTCGCCCGGGTGCTGCGCGAGTACGGCGCGAGCGCGACGTGGTGGCGGGTGCTGCGCGCCGACGGGTCGTTCGCTCCGGAGGTCGCGGCGCGCCAGGGCGAGCTGCTCGTCGCCGAAGGCGTGCCGGTGCGCGGCGACCGGGTCGCCCGGTCGCTCTTCGTCGGCCGCTGA